ACCCCGGGCTTATCCAGCCCCAGTGCCTCAAGCAGCCACAGCACTGCCCGCCCCTTGTCCCAGGGCACGTCAGGCTGCAGCTCGAAGACCATTTTGCCGTGCCCCAAGCGCAGCTTCGGGTGCGCGGCGACTATCTCTTGCACCGTTGCCGCGAGCTGCTCGCGCTCTCCCTCAGCGACATGCCGGAAGTGGACAGCCAGGGCAAAGGCCTTACGCTCCAGCGCCCAGCCGGCAATATTGGCCAACCTCCCTTCGAGCTCTGCCTGGGCCTTATCAAGCTCCTCGACACAGGCCTCGCCCTCGGCATTGCGTTGCTTCAAGCCCCCCGGCCCGGCAATATCGAAGCCGTGGCTGCCGGCATAGTAGACCTGCTCTAAGCGCGCAAACCCCTGCAGGGTGGGCAGATCACGGCCACTGACCAGCGCCACGCTGTGCCGCTCGGCAAGGCTCGCCAGCAACTCACGCATCCGCTCATCAAGCACCGCCTGACTAGGATCATCGACGATCGGCGTCAGGGTGCCGTCGTAATCAAGGAACAGCGGGATCTGCTCGCCGGCCAGACGGTCTAGCAGCTCTCTTTTTACTTCTGGTTCAAACAGGTGCATCGGTCTACTCATTGCACTCCCCTCGTGCACAGTTGTTGTGCACTCTCTCTAATCGGCAGCTAAAACGCAGCGCTCTCGAGCTTATTTCAACTCGGTGATTTCGCTAACAGTTACATCGGCGCCATGCTCGATAAGATCAGCATGATTGCCATGGCGGGCCACCCCTACGACCACGGCAAAGCCCCCCGCAGCGCCTGCTTGGACGCCTGAGATGGCATCTTCAAACACCACACTTGCACTAGGCTCGACATCCAGCCGCCTGGCTGCCTCGATGAAGATATCCGGATCCGGTTTACCTTTAAGGCCGAGCTCGCGCGAGACTGCACCATCAACCCGGGCATCGAACAGCTCTTCGATGCCGGCGGCACGAATCATCGCCTGGCAGTTAAGGCTGGATGAGACGATGGCCGTCTTAACGCCAGCTTGGCGCCACTCTTTGACCCGCTCCAACCAGTCAGGAAAGACTTCCACCCCATCCCTAGCGAGCACTTGCTGAACCAGGGCATCTTTGCGGCTGCCCAGCCCATGCACTGTATCTAATTCCTGCAGATCGCCGTGTTCACCCTCAGGCAACTCGATGCCACGTGCTGCTAAAAAGCTTCTCACCCCGTCGTGGCGGGGCAGGCCATCGACGTAGGCAAAGTAATCCCCCTCTTCATCAAACGGCACGAAGGGCTCTCCGCGCTCGACCGAATAACGCTGCAAAAATTCGTCAAACATCTCTTTCCAAGCCCGCGCATGAACCGTAGCGGTCCGCGTAACAACGCCATCCATGTCGAATATCGCCGCTTGATACCCAGGAATTTCTACTTTTATGGCGCTCATCAAAGAGCTCTCTCTATGTTATATAGGGCGTATCCGCGTCAGAAGAGCAAAGACCCTATCGCTTTATGCCTTAGCTATTCAACCTTTTTGCAAATATCATTCCTTAATGAACAGAGCAGCCCCACAATTTGGAATTAGAGACGCTAAAGACTCTCTCAGCCGCCTTTTTGGACGACCGAAGTCTCTACTGCGGCTGGTCCTAATCGGCTTCGCACTGGTCAGCGCACCCCTGATCCTGGCACTTGGCGTCGCCGCCTGGTCAGTCGACCGCATTGCCGACGAGGGCCAGGTAGCGGTTTATGAAGCCATCGGCGTCACCCAAGAGAGTGCTCGCATGGCGCGCCTGGCCACCGACATGGAGCGCGCAGCGCGGCAGTATCTTATCTTCGACGACCCGACTTCATTGCAAGACTATCGCAGCTGGCGCCGCGAGCTTGCCGCCGCCGGCGGCCTGCCGGGCAGCATAGGCCCGGCTGAGGCCGATTGGATCCACCGTGGCGTGCGCATAGTCGAGGCAACACTGCTCGCCACTCTGCTGCTCAAAGAGCAGCCGGAAATAGACGCCCACCACAACATCCACCAACTGATCATGGCCTTACACCGCTCGGTCGGGGCAGTATCCAGCGCCGGTTATGAGCGCATCGACCACGAGGTCGAACAAATGGCCGACTTCTCAGCCCAGGCCCGCGAGGTATTAATCTGGCATCTGCTCGCCGCTATCCCGGTGACAGTTATATTTTCCATTTATTTCTCCCGGCGCATCCACCGCCCCATTTACGCCCTCGGCGATTCCATTCGCCGCCTCGGTGCTTCACGCTTTGACGAACCTGTTGCGGTCAGTGGGCCCCGCGACCTCGAAAACCTGGGCAGCGAGCTAGACTGGCTGCGTCGGCACTTGTCAGATCTGCAAACACAACGCCAACGTTTTCTGCGCCATATCTCCCATGAATTAAAGACCCCCCTTGCCGCGATTCTCGAAGGGACCGAGCTGCTCCGGGATGCGCAGATCGCGGGCAACCCAGGCCAGTCCCGGGAGATAGCCGATATAGTCCGAGAAAACGGCCATGAATTACGCCGCCAAATAGATAACCTGTTAAGATTCACCCGGCACGGCGAGTCGGCCTCGCCAGAAGAGGAAGTCAAGGTTATAGATATCGCTGATCTTATCCGGGAAGTCGCCGACAGGCACCTGCTTAGTGCGCAAAGGCGCAGCATAGAGATAGACCTCGACCTTGAGGAGCAAAGCCTTGAGGCCGACAAGCGACAACTTGCTACGGTTGTTGATAATCTGCTCGCTAACGCGCTGCGCTTTTCCCCTGACGAAGGGAGGATTAGCGTAACCCTTAAGGAGAAAAACGACCTCATCGAGCTTTGTGTAAGCGATCAAGGCGAGGGAATAACGCAGCAAGAGCGGCAAACGATATTTGAACCATTCCGCCAGGGCGAAACTACTGGCAAGGGTTCAGTAAAGGGTAGCGGTTTGGGGCTATCACTGGTGCGCGAGTGTGTGACCGAACTCGGTGGTCAAGTTAGCGCCCAAACAGCCCCAGAGGGTGGTGCCCTGCTGCAGGTCGTGCTGCCCAAGCGAGAGTTGAAGCACAGATGAGCGAAAAGACCCGCGTACTAGTTGTTGATGATGATCCAAGCCTTTGCCGGCTGTTGGAGATGCGTTTACAAACCGCCGGTTATCAACCGGCCACTTGTGAAAGCGGGGAGAGGGCCTTGGCTGAGCTGGAGCAAGAGCCGGCCGATGTGGTGGTAGCCGACTTAAAGATGGGCGGCATGGATGGCCTTGCCCTATTCGACGCAATCCGCGGACGCTGGCCCACCCTGCCGGTAATCATCCTCACCGCCCACGGCTCTATACCGGATGCGGTAGAAGCTACCCGGCGCGGGGTACACGGTTTTCTGACTAAGCCTTTCGACGCCGAAGAGCTATTGGATCTGCTGGAGAAGGCGGTAAATGTTACCGGCGGCTCAGAGTCGGCGCGCGAGTCGGCCCAGCGCCACGGCATTCACACCCGCAGTCCGCGCATGGAAGCCGAGCTTGAACGCGCCCTGCTAGTCGCCAACTCAGAGGCCAACGTCTTAATCCGCGGCGCTAGCGGCACCGGCAAAGAGGTGATCGCTCGGGCTATTCATAACGCCAGTCAGCGCGCACAGGGGCCTTTCGTTGCCGTCAACTGCGGAGCGATCCCCGAAACTCTCTTGGAATCCGAGCTCTTTGGTCACGTCAAAGGCGCCTTTACTGGGGCCGAGCGGGATCGTGAGGGGCTCTTCCGCGAGGCCGACGGCGGCACCCTGTTTCTTGATGAGATCGGTGATATGCCGTTACAGCTGCAGGTCAAGCTGCTCCGCGCCCTCCAAGAGCAGGTAGTGCGGCCCCTGGGTGGCCGCGACGGCGTCTCGGTAAACGTCAGGGTCCTCTCCGCCACGCATCGCGATCTTGATAAGGCGCTAGCCGAGGGGGAGTTTCGCGAGGATCTCTACTTTCGCCTTGCTGTAGTTGGCCTAGAGCTACCCTCCCTGGCTCAGCGCCGTGAGGACATACCGCTACTAGCCAAGCAATTCTTAAGCGAGGCCAATGAGCGCCACGGCCGTGAGGTCCGTGATTTGTCGCCCGAGGCCTTGGAGATGCTGTCGCAGGCCGAGTGGCCTGGCAACATCCGGCAACTCCAGAACGTGATCGAACAGTGTGTCGCCCTCAGTACCAGCGACGTCATTCCCGGTGACCTAGTGCGCCAAGCACTGCGCCAGGACACCCAGCCTGCGGTTCCACCGCTAGCCCAGGCACGCGAATCGTTTGAGCGCGAGTATCTGATAAGGCTGCTCAAGCTGACCGAGGGCAACGTCAGCCGGGCAGCCAAACTAGCCGGGCGTAATCGTACTGAGTTTTACCGTCTGCTCGGTCGCCATGAGCTGCGGGCGGCTGACTTCAAGCCTGCTAAAGGAGGTTCCTAGCCAAATTTTCGGGGTGCCCTAATGTCATGGCCCACCGAGGCAGCCAGTCTCAGTGGGGAGCACTTAGAGGTTAGTAACAACAAATCGTAGTATAAGATCATCAGCCAAAGGGAGAAAACAATGGCCACAGCCAGCAAGCCCTGGACAGAGCCCATGCCAGAAGAGCAGTTTGCGCGGATGCGCGATGTTCTTGCCGCGCCGAGCCCGATTGGGCTTGAAGCGGGGATGACTTTAGGCGTCATAAAACCCTACTTTGACTCCTTCGCCCCCGCGGGCTGGGCAGTACGACAATTCCAAGGCCATGCCGGGATTGTCCTTGACTCACATCCGGGCGAGGACGAGCGGTTTAAGATCATGGTGGTTGGCCATGCTGACAAGATCCGCCTCCAAGTGCGCAGTATCGGCGACGATGGCAAAATCTGGGTGGACAGCGATTCGTTCCTGCCTGGAACGCTGATAGGCCACGAAGTCACCTTGTTTAGTGAGGACCCTGACAGCCCCGGTGCATTCCGGCGCATTGAAGGCGGCACCATAGAGGCGCTAGGCGCCATCCATTTTGCCGATGAAGCGGTGCGCACCGGCTCCAAGGGGGTTAAGAAAGAGCAGCTCTATCTCGAACTGCAGGTCCACGGCGATAAGCAGAAGAAGCAGATCGAGAATCTCGGTATCCGCCCGGGCGACCCAATCCTACTTAACCGCCCGATTCGCCGCGGCTTTAGCCCTGATACGTTCTACGGTGCCTATCTGGATAACGGCTTAGGCTGCTTTGTCACCGCCGAGGTGGCACGCCTGATTGCCGAACAGGGCGGCACAAAAAACGTGCGTATGCTCTTTACCATGGCCAGCTATGAAGAGATTGGCCGCTTCGGTAGTCGCGTAATGGCTGGCGAGCTCAAGCCTGATGCGATCATCGCGGTGGATGTCAACCAAGATTATGTCGCCGCCCCCGGGGTTGGGGATAAACGCTTCCAGCCATTGAGCATGGGCAAAGGCTTCACTTATGCAACGGGGGCGATAGCCAGCGATCAGCTCAACGCCATCCTCCAAGAGGTTGCCCGCCACCAAGAGATCCCCTATCAGCGCGATGTTTGCGGGAGGGACACCGGCACTGACGGTATGGCTGGTGTTCTAGGCAACGTCGACTGCGTTGCAGCATCCATAGGCATGCCGGTGCGCAACATGCACACCATCTCCGAGGTAGGGCATACCGGTGATGTGCTTGCTGCTATCCATGCCATAACCGGCGCCGTGCAGGAACTCGACCGCCGCGATGATGGCCAGGGCTCGCTGCGCCAAACGTTCCGCACCGGCCACCCACGCCTCGATCAGGCCAGCGGCCTGGAGCATCAGTGGCCGGCCGAAACGGATGAGGACAAAAAAGATAAATAGAGGGCGTAATACAACGGGGGCAACCATAGCCATTTAGCTGCCCCCGGGGCGGAGGTCTTGGCGCCACGGATGGCGCCGTGAAGCCTCCAGGGATGGATTCACGGCGTCCTCCACACCGGGGCAGCTAAATGGCTCACGTGACTCGCGAAGGGGCTTGGCTAGCGCCTAGCACCCTGCCTCTGCCGTGCCGCACCCCCGCGTCCAGCTGGCTGACGGCGCTGCCTGTTGCTGGGCTCGAAGCCGTCCATCACCTCCAGCGGGATAGAGGCCTTGACCGTGCGTTGGATTGCTTGCAACTGGCGACGCTCATTACTACCGACGAACGACCAGGCAAAGCCATTATCCCCACCCCGGCCAGTCCGACCGATACGGTGAACGTAGTCATCCGGGTTGTTGGGCAGATCATAGTTAACCACATTGGGTAATCCGGAGATATCCAACCCGCGGGCTGCCACATCGGTTGCCACCAGGGCCCGCACCGAACGCTTTTTGAAGGCGTTGAGCGCCCGGCCCCGCTGTCCCTGACTCTTATCGCCATGGATTGACTGGGCCTTGATACCGTCGCGCTCCAGTTCCTCGGCCAGCCGGTCGGCACCACGCTTGGTTTTGGTAAAGACCAGCACCTGCCGCCAGTCGCGCGAATCAATCAAATGGGTCAACAGCTCGCGCTTACGGTTGGAGTCGACTAGATACGCCGCCTGCTCAACGGCAGATGCCGCAGAGTTTGTGCCGGAACTCTCAATTACCTGCGGCTCATCAAGAAAACGCCGCGCCAGCCCGGCCACCGCGCCTGAGAAGGTGGCGGAGAAGAGCAGGGTTTGGCGATGCGGGCGTAAGGCCTTGGCGATCTGCTCGATAGCCGGCTTGAAGCCCATATCTAGCATCCGGTCGGCCTCGTCAAGGACGAGTATATCAACACCGCGCAGATCGACATTGCCGCGCTCCATGTGGTCTATCAGCCGCCCCGGTGTGGCCACGACGATATCCACCCCGCGCCGGAGGGCAGCGGTCTGCTTGCCCATGGGCGCACCGCCGTAAATCTCGGTACAGCGCAGCGGCATATGGCGACCATAGGTGGTTACGCTCTTGCCAACCTGTGCTGCCAGCTCGCGAGTAGGGGTCAGCACCAAGGCACGAATGCGGCGCTTGCTCTGTAGCTCGGCGCCATCATTGACGCGTTGCAGCATCGGCAGAGTAAAGGCGGCCGTCTTGCCGGTGCCAGTTTGGGCGCTTGCCATAACGTCACCGCCCGCGAGAACCGCAGGAATAGCCTGACTTTGGATCTCGGTCGGGGTGTCATAGCCTTCCTGCTTGACAGCACGCAGGATATCGGCGGAAAGGCCCAGGGAATCAAAAGACATAAACGCTCCTCAAAATAAAAACAAGCCAAGGCGCCAGTGCGCAATTGGGCACCAGATATGGAAAGGGTAATATCGGGGAAAGGCCTTGGCGGGACGATCCACGACCGGTTCGAGGCTACCGGACCGTAAATCGCTGAGCGTTTAGGCGGTATCCTGGGCCCCAAAAAAGTGGGCCTCTGCAAACACAGTTACAAAACTAACACACTATCTACTAGACTGCTAGCGAAGAATTCAGCGCAAATTGCGCAGCTTCTTTAACAGAGCCTGTTTAACCCTCATGGTCAAAATTAAAACACCTTACCAGTCACCACTAGCCACAGGGCTCGATATCGGCACCTCAGGCTGTCGCGCAGTTGTGATCGATGGCGACTGTCAGCCGCTCGCCTGGGGGCGAGAGGACTGGCCGAACAGCGACATGCCCGCCAGCCCCGAACAATGGTGGCAAACGGCCGTAGCAACGCTCGCTCAGGTATGCAACAAATTCGGCAGACGGATTCGATCTGTGACAGTCGTTGGGACTTCAGGCACTGTACTACTAGCCGACCCTAACGGTACCCCAGCTACTCAGGCAATGCGCTATAACGAACCTGCTGAGCGGAGTTGGAGTGATCACATCGCTCACTTCGCCCCAGCAGCGAGCGGCGCCCACGGCAACCACTCAGGATTGGCACGCGCACTCCAGCTTGCTGCTACACAAGGCCTCAAAAAAGAAGGCTTCTTAATCCACTCTCAAGCCGACTGGGTCGCTGCCAGGCTGTGCAATCAATTCGGCTGGTGCGATGAGAACAATGCCCTAAAACTAGGCTATGACCCGGTAAACCGCAACTGGCCGAGCTGGCTCAACCGGCTCCCAATACCGGCCAATGCTTACCCGAGCGTCTACCCCAGCGGTAGGCCAATTGCCCAGATCAACCCCGCCAGCGCAGCCTGCGCGGGGCTAAGCAGCAACTGCCAAGTCATCACCGGGACCACCGATTCGATTGCTGGCTTTCTAGCGGCTGGCGCCGATCGATCGGGTGAAGCGGTTAGCTCCCTAGGCACGACCTTGGCCCTGAAGATGAGCTCAGAGACAGCGATTTTCTCGCCCAAACACGGTGTCTATAGTCACCGCCTCGGCGAGTCTTTCCTGGTCGGCGGGGCCTCCAACTGCGGCGCCGGGATTCTCAAGCGCTATTTTACTCCTGAGCAGCTAGATGAACTGAGCGCCAAGATCGATCCCGAGCGAGACACCGGCCTCGACTACTACCCACTGCCCTGCCCTGGCGAACGCTTCCCGCACTATGACCCGCACCTTGAACCTCGTCTTGAACCTCGCCCAGCAAGCGATGCCGAGTTTCTGCAAGGGCTCCTGGAGGGGCTAGCTGCGATTGAGGCGAGCGGCTACCGCCGCCTCCACGAACTCGGTGCCCCGCAGCTTAAGAGAGTCGTTAGCGTCGGCGGCGGGACTGCCAATCTAGCCTGGCAACGCATCCGCCAGCGCTACCTCGGTGTGCCGGTCAGCGCTGCTACCCAGACCGAAGCCGCCTTTGGTGCAGCGCTCCTCGCCCACCGTTGCATAGAGTAGCGCTGCAGTTTATCGTCAACCCGTCAGCCTTCGCAGGAGCAGAATATGCATGAGCGCAACGCAGCCCTGATTCAGCGTGATTTAAACGTCCTTTGGCACCCTTGCACCCAGATGAAGGATCATGAGCAGATCCCTTTGCTGCCCGTCGAACAAGGCCGGGGTGCATGGCTCAAGGACCTCGAGGGGCGCTGGTATCTGGATGCGGTCAGCTCCTGGTGGGTCAACCTATTCGGCCACTGCAATCCGCAAATCAACGCGCGCATTAAAGAGCAGGTTGACCAGCTCGAACACGTAATCCTCGCCGGCTGCTCCCACGAGCCGGCCGTTGAACTCGCCGAACGGCTGGTAAGCATCACCCCGCAAGGGCTAACCCGCTGCTTCTATACCGATAACGGCTCATCCGCGGTGGAAGTCGCGCTGAAGAT
This Halorhodospira halochloris DNA region includes the following protein-coding sequences:
- a CDS encoding sigma 54-interacting transcriptional regulator, with protein sequence MSEKTRVLVVDDDPSLCRLLEMRLQTAGYQPATCESGERALAELEQEPADVVVADLKMGGMDGLALFDAIRGRWPTLPVIILTAHGSIPDAVEATRRGVHGFLTKPFDAEELLDLLEKAVNVTGGSESARESAQRHGIHTRSPRMEAELERALLVANSEANVLIRGASGTGKEVIARAIHNASQRAQGPFVAVNCGAIPETLLESELFGHVKGAFTGAERDREGLFREADGGTLFLDEIGDMPLQLQVKLLRALQEQVVRPLGGRDGVSVNVRVLSATHRDLDKALAEGEFREDLYFRLAVVGLELPSLAQRREDIPLLAKQFLSEANERHGREVRDLSPEALEMLSQAEWPGNIRQLQNVIEQCVALSTSDVIPGDLVRQALRQDTQPAVPPLAQARESFEREYLIRLLKLTEGNVSRAAKLAGRNRTEFYRLLGRHELRAADFKPAKGGS
- the otsB gene encoding trehalose-phosphatase, which gives rise to MSRPMHLFEPEVKRELLDRLAGEQIPLFLDYDGTLTPIVDDPSQAVLDERMRELLASLAERHSVALVSGRDLPTLQGFARLEQVYYAGSHGFDIAGPGGLKQRNAEGEACVEELDKAQAELEGRLANIAGWALERKAFALAVHFRHVAEGEREQLAATVQEIVAAHPKLRLGHGKMVFELQPDVPWDKGRAVLWLLEALGLDKPGVTPLYLGDDWTDEDAFKALQGKGIGIFVGELERETAAQYQLSSVEEVKQFFELLLQEGQ
- a CDS encoding beta-phosphoglucomutase family hydrolase is translated as MSAIKVEIPGYQAAIFDMDGVVTRTATVHARAWKEMFDEFLQRYSVERGEPFVPFDEEGDYFAYVDGLPRHDGVRSFLAARGIELPEGEHGDLQELDTVHGLGSRKDALVQQVLARDGVEVFPDWLERVKEWRQAGVKTAIVSSSLNCQAMIRAAGIEELFDARVDGAVSRELGLKGKPDPDIFIEAARRLDVEPSASVVFEDAISGVQAGAAGGFAVVVGVARHGNHADLIEHGADVTVSEITELK
- a CDS encoding sensor histidine kinase produces the protein MNRAAPQFGIRDAKDSLSRLFGRPKSLLRLVLIGFALVSAPLILALGVAAWSVDRIADEGQVAVYEAIGVTQESARMARLATDMERAARQYLIFDDPTSLQDYRSWRRELAAAGGLPGSIGPAEADWIHRGVRIVEATLLATLLLKEQPEIDAHHNIHQLIMALHRSVGAVSSAGYERIDHEVEQMADFSAQAREVLIWHLLAAIPVTVIFSIYFSRRIHRPIYALGDSIRRLGASRFDEPVAVSGPRDLENLGSELDWLRRHLSDLQTQRQRFLRHISHELKTPLAAILEGTELLRDAQIAGNPGQSREIADIVRENGHELRRQIDNLLRFTRHGESASPEEEVKVIDIADLIREVADRHLLSAQRRSIEIDLDLEEQSLEADKRQLATVVDNLLANALRFSPDEGRISVTLKEKNDLIELCVSDQGEGITQQERQTIFEPFRQGETTGKGSVKGSGLGLSLVRECVTELGGQVSAQTAPEGGALLQVVLPKRELKHR
- a CDS encoding FGGY-family carbohydrate kinase, whose translation is MVKIKTPYQSPLATGLDIGTSGCRAVVIDGDCQPLAWGREDWPNSDMPASPEQWWQTAVATLAQVCNKFGRRIRSVTVVGTSGTVLLADPNGTPATQAMRYNEPAERSWSDHIAHFAPAASGAHGNHSGLARALQLAATQGLKKEGFLIHSQADWVAARLCNQFGWCDENNALKLGYDPVNRNWPSWLNRLPIPANAYPSVYPSGRPIAQINPASAACAGLSSNCQVITGTTDSIAGFLAAGADRSGEAVSSLGTTLALKMSSETAIFSPKHGVYSHRLGESFLVGGASNCGAGILKRYFTPEQLDELSAKIDPERDTGLDYYPLPCPGERFPHYDPHLEPRLEPRPASDAEFLQGLLEGLAAIEASGYRRLHELGAPQLKRVVSVGGGTANLAWQRIRQRYLGVPVSAATQTEAAFGAALLAHRCIE
- a CDS encoding M20/M25/M40 family metallo-hydrolase — its product is MATASKPWTEPMPEEQFARMRDVLAAPSPIGLEAGMTLGVIKPYFDSFAPAGWAVRQFQGHAGIVLDSHPGEDERFKIMVVGHADKIRLQVRSIGDDGKIWVDSDSFLPGTLIGHEVTLFSEDPDSPGAFRRIEGGTIEALGAIHFADEAVRTGSKGVKKEQLYLELQVHGDKQKKQIENLGIRPGDPILLNRPIRRGFSPDTFYGAYLDNGLGCFVTAEVARLIAEQGGTKNVRMLFTMASYEEIGRFGSRVMAGELKPDAIIAVDVNQDYVAAPGVGDKRFQPLSMGKGFTYATGAIASDQLNAILQEVARHQEIPYQRDVCGRDTGTDGMAGVLGNVDCVAASIGMPVRNMHTISEVGHTGDVLAAIHAITGAVQELDRRDDGQGSLRQTFRTGHPRLDQASGLEHQWPAETDEDKKDK
- a CDS encoding DEAD/DEAH box helicase, whose amino-acid sequence is MSFDSLGLSADILRAVKQEGYDTPTEIQSQAIPAVLAGGDVMASAQTGTGKTAAFTLPMLQRVNDGAELQSKRRIRALVLTPTRELAAQVGKSVTTYGRHMPLRCTEIYGGAPMGKQTAALRRGVDIVVATPGRLIDHMERGNVDLRGVDILVLDEADRMLDMGFKPAIEQIAKALRPHRQTLLFSATFSGAVAGLARRFLDEPQVIESSGTNSAASAVEQAAYLVDSNRKRELLTHLIDSRDWRQVLVFTKTKRGADRLAEELERDGIKAQSIHGDKSQGQRGRALNAFKKRSVRALVATDVAARGLDISGLPNVVNYDLPNNPDDYVHRIGRTGRGGDNGFAWSFVGSNERRQLQAIQRTVKASIPLEVMDGFEPSNRQRRQPAGRGGAARQRQGARR